Part of the Lolium rigidum isolate FL_2022 chromosome 6, APGP_CSIRO_Lrig_0.1, whole genome shotgun sequence genome, GAGGAGGGAGGATGCATGTGCTTGAACACACATCCCCGTTAAATCGTGCCTCTCTTTCTTCCATCTGGTATATTCTCTCATATCTATCTCTTTAACTTTTTTGGCTATATAAGAAGCATGTGCAGGAACGGTGGCTAGGACATGAGCACTACCATCAGCGGCAGCATGACCAGCAGTAGCACACGGTGGCGCAACACGAACAACATCAACAACGACATCATAGAGCGCTGAGTTGCATCACCTCGGGGGCCTAGATTCTGAAAATGTCTCGTGGCCTAGAACTTGGAACCATGCAGATACACAACAATGATGTTTTGTTATTGCGTTCAGTATTATCATGTTGTACATTATGATATCCCTGATTTATTTTAGATTTTCATAGTGacttgtgaattatatatgtgcactGAAAAATGAATTTTGAGTACCCGtgacaacgcacgggcatttatactAGTCAAAAGAAAAAGTTCTACAGACGTTTCCTCCGGTCCGTCGTACGTATTCCATTTCAACCCTTAAAGTTTTAGGAATCAACTCGTTGTCCACCGTACCTCTTCTCCTGTCCCCAGTCCAGACGACCTGAGCACCCACAACGCCCCTCACCCCCACCCCATCCTCGCGCGCCGCCGGCAGGAGCTCCGCCCGCCCCCCGTCGACACGCACCGCCGGCTAGGGCCCCGCGCGACCCCATGGAAGCGCGCCGCCGGCTGGGCCCTGCACACCCCCTATCCTCACACGCAGCAGGCCGAGACCGGCGCGAGTCTCCAGCTACCTCGCCCCCCGCGGTCAACTCTAGGGCACCGCCGCCGGTACCCCGTCCCCTCCTTGCAGCCAACACACTCATGGGCCTGCCTCTTACGAGGACGCGCTGCGCCGGCGAACGGTGGCGCTGGACGGGGATCTCCATCGCCTCCCTCGAACCCGCCGACAGCCTCCTCGCACGGGGCCACCGCCTCCATCCCCGTCGCACAACAGACCACGTGCTCCGCGGCGAAGCCCCGTCGCAGGAACGGGGCCGTCGAGGCGGCCGGACCGTCGTCGTGACTCGTGAAAGGTGGAAATTTTTCGGGGAGAGAAAAAGGGGCGTCATGGCGGCCGCGCCGCGCGACCGGCGGCGAAGGGGCCGCACTCCTGGGGCtgcctccgcggcggccgccgaaGACGACGGGGAGGAGCACCACCTCAACCCCTTCCTCTCCGACGAGGCGCCCTCGTCCTCGAGAATCCAGTTCAGGTGCGTGCTCACGTCCCGCGATTTGGTCTGttcgtgctgctgctggtgcgcctGTGGATAGTTTCATCGGGTTCTGTATGGCTGGGCGCAGGAACGTGGCGTCGCGGGCGCGGTGGGTGGAGGACGCCGGCGAGGCGGAGGTGCTTGACAGCAAGGGGAAGCTCTGGCTGACCACCGGTGTCACCAGGGGCGGCAAGCTCTACTACAACGTCGAGGAGATCGGGTACGCCACCTGTTCGATCAAATGCCGTACCAACGTAGAAAATGCAGCATTTCCCGGATTACTCATACTTGAATAATTTGATTGTGCCTTCCTATAACCTCCACTCTGTACTAGTTACATGATGCCCCACTAAAAAAACTTGAGAACTCATTGCTTGGTGGTTATGCATGAATCGCGTGACATGGCTTatgttttcaaatacttcaacttTCAGTTTGAGGCTTACTGGCTGATCAAACTATGCAGCTTCTTGGCAGAAAGAGGGGCACTGGTTCTTCTTGACGACGAGGATGAAACGATAGGACTGGAGGAAATCTATAAAAAGATTGCTGGCGGAAATTACGGGTGCTCCTGGGATGCCTTTCAAGCTTACAAGCACTTGAAGGTGCTTGGCTACATCGTTGGACGCTATGGTGTTCCCTGGACAGTGAAGCATAGCGGCACTTGTGAAGTCACCGATTCTCCCAAGAGTATGGCTGACACTGAGCGTTGCTCTGATAGAGCCAATGGTGCCTGCAATGACATCACCAAATTTCTCAAACAAATGCATATAGATGGGATATATCCATCCTTTGAAGTTCATCTACCAAACAGCAAATTTAAAAAGTCATGCCCGGGAGTTCCTATTTTCCTCCTATGTCTGCTAAGGTAATGTTACTTTTCTCAACACTTACAAACCTGTGCATTTACTCTTATAAACCTGGGCATTCATACAGTAGTTCATTGTCCTGTGAACTGTTTAGTACTAGTGTACAGTAGGGCCACATGGTTTAACTTTGTTTAGGATGTACTAGTTGAATCACTAAATTAGTTATCTTTTGACACAAGTGCATAAATTGTTTGTTGGGTGTTTGATATGATTTTAGTTATCTCTTGTTTGAAATGTTTGCTGGATTACTCATATACTAGAACATGGtggcgcgcgttgccgcgcccgatCATATTGAGAAAATATGATTGCGTTTATGACACTACAGACACATGACATTAACTTGATTGGTAATTACAGTGCATTGATAGAGGTGGCAAAGCATATGTCTCAAATTTGTAGATTGTCACAAAGAGTCGAAAACATATGACTAAATCATTCAATTAATACATACTTTAAAAAAACTCAGGTTTATCTCTCGAGCCTACAGAAGGACACCAAATATTTACTTCTTTCAATCAGGAGTAACATCTTATGGCTTCATGGCTTCGGAATATAGCTCTTTATCTCCGAGTCTATCTCAATGAACTGCAGAAGGTAGGATGCCTTTAGTTTTGGCATGCAATTATTCCTTCTGTACATGATATGATGGAATAATGCATGCCAAAATATTTAGCATGTGCTACCTAGTATCTAGTATTACATAACTTCAAAAGATGTGCATAGTACTACTCAATTAATCAACCACAAAACTGAGCACACTTTGGTACCTCCGTACCTGTACAATTACTGGCCACCCAAACAAAATGTTATCTTCTTGTAGCACATAAACATTGCTTTGGGAGTCCATGCATCATTTTGAAGCACTTCTAAAATTTGATAGAAATCGACTTGCTATGATTATAGACATTATGCCTACAAAGATccttgaacataagaaaacaaatttgataAAACATTACCAATTTAATCAGCAATTCTGCATACCTGAGGAAAGCATGAACGTTTGGCAAGCGCACAGTAGCATATTGAGTTCCTGCAAATAGAGTGGGTGTAAGGACAAGGCAGAGGGATGTGGACATGTGGTGGATATACCACAAAACACAGTGTGATTGATTCAACAGCACCTAACCTCGCATCCTTGCACCACTGAACCACAAAGCACCATGTCGTGTGCTGGCCTCCGTGCAGTAGCTAAGTAGGCTGACGTAGATGGTGATATGATGGCCTGTAGCTCGGCGACCATGTAGCAGCCAGTGAAGAGATCGACGTTCTCCAAGTGGAGCAGAACAGGAGGGAAGACGTGCCGATTTGAGCGTCGAGCGTAAGAGGGGCTGAGGCTGAGGTGCTGAGGCAGAGCATGCCCCTGCAGCCGGATTGGTGCTTGCCGGAGAAAGAAGACAATTGGGTGCAGCATATATATACGAGGGAAATCGAAGGCAAACAGACAGTAACGCGGTTGCACTAAAGGGATATTACAGCCTTGCGGAAACGCTCCAGTTTCAACTTTCAATGCAGCGCCGGCGGCGAGATCGGACTGAATAAAACGGCAGGAGGCGAAGGGACAAATACAGACTGGGCTGTATAGCCCGCTGGCCGGCCGAAAGTCCAGAGCTACCAAGGCCCATGCAACGTCGAGAAGGACGGCCAATCAACCTGTTTTAGGCCTGATTAACAACACAACTCCCAGGTCGGTCCCTGGAGTAGCGGCCCAGAGATGTTGCGGCGGCCTTGATGCGTCTGGCGATTGTGACGCTAGCAGGAGGACTGCCTAATCTTGTACGGTCGTAGACATGATCCGACGGCAGACGACCCAAAATGGCTGTGGAGAGGCCTAACAAGACCCattttactgttaactaatatTCTGAAACATTTGTACATTTAGGCTTGGTGGATTTATCTATGTGGTGCTATAGGTTGTCTTTCTGTACACATGGATGTCTGTTTTGTGTTGTTAATTGTTTTTCTGTGCACATGgatttatttttgctttgttaTATCAGTGGTTATGGTGTTCAAACTATATGAATGGAAGTAATTTAGGGTTGGTAAAGAAGCTGATGGGAAATTGTATTTCTAAGCGGATTTACAGTTAGTTGAGCCCTGTCTTGCAATCAAAATGTACGATCATGATTTCAAATGTTTGCATGCTTATCATGTGTCCATTACTCACATCTTATCGTACGTTCTCATTTTATTAACAACATTTTCCCAAAGGAACTAAGGAAGGAATTGTTGATTCTGATCATACAGTAGGTAATGAGATACACCAAGCCACAAAATGTGGAACAAAACTATCATAGAAGTTATATAAGTACCTAAGGAGATTCACGCAAGGCTACATTTTTTGGATAAACTTGACAGCACATAAGGCTTAGGTTCAGCAATTTATGGTTTAATTAATGTGCAGAGACAAGCCACCCTCAAGGGATGAACTGGAAACCGTGGAGAACAAGTTTGAAGGCATTCCTCTTAAATTCTGTCAAGTTGATAATGGACGTATCAGCTTTCTCTCCTTCGACAATGTTACACTTCCTAGTTTGCCCTGATAGGTAGCAGTAGGAATGATTGTTAGTTTTCGCCTGTTCTGATACTGTAAGCTATCAGTTCGGTCTACTTCTGTTCTGTTTGTAGTGAACTAATCCTTAATAAGGCTTGTTTGTTTCTTGTTCTGAACCACTACTATAGTGATTAGTGAACCGTCAACTATCTGGATGATGTTCATACGGTGCCACAAATATCACTCGCTCCTACATGACTGGCCAGAAACCACACTCAGTTTTGATTCTCACTATAGTGGCTACCGGAGACGACAAGAAAGGAAGAAGGTGTGGAGGAATACTTCACCACACAATTTATATGGCATAGAAAGTGCAGGTTAAATCGTGCGCTGATCATGTTAATACCCAAGAGACTGGATGCCATAGAAGTTGGAGATTACAGACCAATAAGCTTGGTGCGCAGTTTGTCCTAGctgttctaaaaaaaaaactcGTGAACAGTCTGCGCAATCAAATGTGTGAACTATTCAGCTCTAACCATCCGGCTTTATCAAATTTCTTGCGAGCAAAGGCAGGTGGCGAGGCAGATCAACTCCAGAAGGTGCAACGGTTTGTTTATCAGAATTGATATCTCCACCTTTGATTTGCTGTCTTGCCTTATCTTTTTGAAACTCTTTGTTTGCTGGGTTTCTCGGAGCGATGGCTAAGTATGATTGCTGCCCTAAAATTATTGTCAATGGTGTACCGGGCAGCAGGATTCgccatgttagagcatctccaccggtagcctccaaataggcgccggcaggggcgccggcacctccgtttgggggacgccggcacagtgtcctccatttgggggagctactcccacaccggcgcccccaaacatgcggccccgatagataatttgaatttgaaatctcaaacacaaccatagaaattcgaataagtctacgaatatgaagtttgggctaacacacggccaccaaatacGAATAGGTTTTGGAATAAGAAGTTTGAGCCAACACATGGCCACCAGATCGCCGTTTCCGGCGCAAAAAAGGGCTTCCAAGCCATATGATCGCATGATCAAATGAAGGAGGTCACGGGCGGCGCAACCTCGACGACTTCCTCATCAGCGGCCGGCGGTAGCTCtgtcgctgcaacaggatccacggaTCCACGGTCaccgggggaggcatgaacgtcgacggtgccgggggagacaTGAACGGGGACGGTGCCTGGGGAGACATGAACGGGGACGGTGACAGTGTAGACATGAACGTggacggtgccgggggagacgccgacgcagctcgcgccaccatcacctcttggccgatgcgctcgcggtacatctcgtgccacgcccgcgccaaggggtccatcttctccatgtcggccatcaagatcttctattcttgagacattttggccaacgatagccgcgtcgcttcgttggtggccttcatggcagcggcgtgagcttccatcttcgccgcctccaccctctccctctccaactcgatcttggcgtcttgcttgtcgaggatggccttccacacgacggcggcTCTATCGGCagcttccttgttctccaccgAGAACGAGGTGATCATCTTCGTgatggaggcgtccatggctgccaataccggcgccgcattcctgtcggccttggccttcttgttgccaatggggcgcccggaggaggcgccggctggatcgaccggcccatcttccccgtccttcaagagagtggagaggaggtcg contains:
- the LOC124666771 gene encoding uncharacterized protein LOC124666771 isoform X1; its protein translation is MGLPLTRTRCAGERWRWTGISIASLEPADSLLARGHRLHPRRTTDHVLRGEAPSQERGRRGGRTVVVTRERWKFFGERKRGVMAAAPRDRRRRGRTPGAASAAAAEDDGEEHHLNPFLSDEAPSSSRIQFRNVASRARWVEDAGEAEVLDSKGKLWLTTGVTRGGKLYYNVEEIGFLAERGALVLLDDEDETIGLEEIYKKIAGGNYGCSWDAFQAYKHLKVLGYIVGRYGVPWTVKHSGTCEVTDSPKSMADTERCSDRANGACNDITKFLKQMHIDGIYPSFEVHLPNSKFKKSCPGVPIFLLCLLRDKPPSRDELETVENKFEGIPLKFCQVDNGRISFLSFDNVTLPSLP
- the LOC124666771 gene encoding uncharacterized protein LOC124666771 isoform X2, whose translation is MGLPLTRTRCAGERWRWTGISIASLEPADSLLARGHRLHPRRTTDHVLRGEAPSQERGRRGGRTVVVTRERWKFFGERKRGVMAAAPRDRRRRGRTPGAASAAAAEDDGEEHHLNPFLSDEAPSSSRIQFRNVASRARWVEDAGEAEVLDSKGKLWLTTGVTRGGKLYYNVEEIGFLAERGALVLLDDEDETIGLEEIYKKIAGGNYGCSWDAFQAYKHLKVLGYIVGRYGVPWTVKHSGTCEVTDSPKSMADTERCSDRANGACNDITKFLKQMHIDGIYPSFEVHLPNSKFKKSCPGVPIFLLCLLRFISRAYRRTPNIYFFQSGVTSYGFMASEYSSLSPSLSQ